Proteins from one Oscillatoria nigro-viridis PCC 7112 genomic window:
- a CDS encoding GNAT family N-acetyltransferase, producing MGWRFCSLKTFPTLQKEEFDCGEEEINNYLKNLVETADEAGFSRTFLMILEPGDAKVCGFYTLSASTIPVKELPDEYKQPLPFPIPAILIGQFAIDRVWQGQGISRLLLADAYRRICLLFEQEIIGFQAIRVDTRNEEAKAFWLKQGFVPFRKTQRSLFLPVRTVLREL from the coding sequence GTGGGATGGAGATTTTGCAGCCTGAAAACTTTTCCTACTCTACAAAAAGAGGAGTTTGACTGTGGAGAGGAGGAAATTAATAATTATCTAAAAAATTTAGTTGAAACGGCTGATGAAGCTGGTTTTTCTAGAACTTTTTTGATGATTCTGGAACCGGGAGATGCAAAGGTTTGTGGATTCTATACTCTTAGTGCCTCGACAATTCCTGTTAAAGAATTGCCAGATGAATACAAGCAACCGCTTCCTTTCCCGATTCCGGCTATCTTGATAGGACAGTTTGCAATCGATCGGGTGTGGCAAGGGCAAGGAATAAGCCGCCTACTTTTGGCAGATGCCTATCGTCGAATTTGCTTGTTATTTGAACAAGAAATTATTGGATTTCAGGCGATTAGGGTTGATACTAGAAACGAGGAGGCAAAAGCATTTTGGTTAAAACAGGGTTTTGTGCCTTTTAGAAAGACTCAGCGTTCTCTATTTCTGCCAGTTCGGACTGTTCTGAGAGAATTATAA
- the purF gene encoding amidophosphoribosyltransferase, whose product MIPNHSFAADEHSSKPDKPEEACGVFGIYAPGEDVAKLTYFGLYALQHRGQESAGIATFDGDKVHLHKDMGLVSQVFNESSLGHLPGNLAVGHTRYSTTGSSRVVNAQPVVVETRLGSLALAHNGNLVNTKELREELLSRNCEFVSTTDSEAIAVAIGSEVDKGKGWLEAAISAFAMCQGAFSLTIATPKGVMGVRDPQGVRPLVIGTLPTTPVRYVLASETCGLDIIGAEFLRDVEPGELVWITEEGMASFHWSQQQKRKLCIFEMIYFARPDSQMEGESLYSYRLRIGRLLAAESPADADIVIGVPDSGIPAAIGFSQASGIPYAEGLIKNRYVGRTFIQPTQTMRESGIRMKLNPLKDVLEGKRVIIIDDSIVRGTTSRKIVKALRDAGAIAVHMRISSPPVTHPCFYGIDTDNQDQLIAATKSVAEICAQIGVDSLAFLSWDGMLKATNEDPMSFCSACFTGDYPIEVPEVVKRSKLILEKAGT is encoded by the coding sequence ATGATTCCCAACCATTCCTTCGCGGCTGACGAGCATTCTAGCAAACCCGACAAGCCCGAGGAAGCTTGTGGCGTTTTCGGTATTTACGCACCGGGTGAAGATGTCGCCAAATTGACCTACTTCGGTTTGTACGCTTTGCAGCACCGCGGTCAGGAATCAGCAGGGATTGCTACCTTTGACGGTGACAAAGTACACCTGCACAAAGATATGGGACTGGTTTCCCAAGTCTTCAACGAATCGAGTTTAGGTCACTTGCCCGGTAACTTAGCCGTAGGCCACACTCGCTACTCTACTACCGGCTCGTCCCGCGTGGTCAACGCTCAGCCTGTGGTTGTCGAAACTCGTTTGGGAAGTCTGGCATTAGCACATAATGGGAATCTTGTCAATACAAAAGAATTGCGGGAAGAGTTGCTGTCTCGCAATTGCGAGTTTGTGAGCACGACGGATTCAGAGGCGATCGCGGTGGCGATCGGTTCCGAGGTAGACAAGGGCAAAGGCTGGCTGGAAGCAGCGATCAGTGCCTTTGCTATGTGCCAAGGAGCCTTTAGTTTGACCATCGCCACCCCCAAAGGCGTGATGGGAGTCCGGGACCCGCAGGGCGTCCGCCCGCTGGTAATTGGCACTCTCCCCACAACTCCGGTACGGTACGTTTTAGCATCGGAAACTTGCGGCTTGGATATTATCGGTGCTGAATTTTTGCGGGACGTAGAACCGGGAGAATTAGTTTGGATTACAGAGGAAGGTATGGCTTCGTTCCACTGGAGCCAGCAGCAGAAGCGCAAACTTTGCATCTTTGAAATGATCTATTTTGCTCGACCAGACAGCCAGATGGAAGGTGAAAGTTTGTACAGCTACCGCCTGCGGATCGGGCGTTTGTTGGCAGCAGAATCTCCGGCTGATGCGGATATAGTCATCGGCGTTCCCGATTCTGGAATCCCGGCGGCGATCGGCTTTTCTCAAGCTTCCGGCATTCCTTACGCCGAAGGATTGATTAAAAACCGCTACGTCGGGCGCACTTTTATTCAACCGACTCAGACAATGCGGGAGTCAGGAATCCGCATGAAACTCAACCCTCTCAAAGATGTGTTGGAAGGAAAGCGAGTAATTATTATCGACGATTCGATCGTGCGCGGCACTACCAGCCGCAAAATTGTCAAAGCCTTGCGGGATGCGGGTGCGATCGCAGTTCACATGAGAATCTCCTCGCCGCCGGTGACTCATCCTTGTTTCTACGGGATCGACACCGACAATCAAGATCAGTTGATTGCTGCTACTAAGTCAGTCGCAGAAATCTGCGCCCAAATTGGGGTAGATTCTTTGGCTTTCTTGAGTTGGGATGGAATGCTGAAGGCGACTAACGAAGACCCGATGAGTTTTTGTTCGGCGTGTTTTACCGGCGATTATCCGATCGAGGTTCCAGAAGTGGTAAAACGGTCTAAGCTCATATTAGAAAAAGCTGGAACTTAG
- a CDS encoding bifunctional serine/threonine-protein kinase/formylglycine-generating enzyme family protein has protein sequence MICCINPDCPNPQNPDGQTYCISCGLELVPLLRHRFRTIELLGQGGFGRTYLAEDIDRLNQRCVVKQLAPNVQGTWAINKAVELFQQEARQLQQLGQHPQIPSLDAYFEDNKYLYLVQQFVDGDNLLKLLQKQGIWQESQVKQLLLELLPVLKFIHEQKIIHRDIKPENIMRRRSDGVLMLIDFGVSKQLSVTVMSRQGTQIGSHGYAPLEQMQGGEAYAASDLFSLGATAFHLLTGVHPYGLWTEHGYSWTGNWQQHLKSPIDKGLELILSKLLAKDIQQRYQSAEEVLRDFQRQSRQTPAPTPNPTIPVIPQHSLPLPTKTTRRGLLQLAGFAGGGFALALLSQSLLNNKSSSSSPNLPPSSNKDAPSPKSSAQKSSPKTTAKSSSPKPSPQSVAESPSPKPSPKPSPKPAPETPKPKPSSNALKSFTFEAVTVNSTGQIANRRQGKAQALIENMGNGITLEMVAIPGGSFVMGSPDTEAGRSSYEGPQRTVNIPAFFMGKYEITQEQYQAVMGNNPSEFKGAKLPVEKVSWNDAVEFCKRLSKKTGKTYRLPSEAEWEYACRAGTKTPFYFGETITPDLVNYNGNNPYASAAKGLYRKQTTDVGNFSPNAFGLYDMHGNVWEWCSHPDNDRSDRRVRCGGSWKDTAVNCRSAYRLSNSAGDRFSDIGFRVALVSP, from the coding sequence ATGATTTGCTGCATCAATCCCGACTGCCCAAACCCTCAAAACCCCGACGGACAAACATATTGCATCAGTTGCGGCCTGGAACTCGTACCCCTCCTGCGACATCGTTTCCGCACGATCGAACTCCTCGGTCAAGGTGGCTTCGGCAGAACTTATTTAGCAGAAGATATCGATCGACTAAATCAACGCTGTGTCGTTAAACAATTAGCACCAAATGTCCAGGGAACTTGGGCGATTAACAAAGCGGTAGAACTATTTCAGCAAGAAGCCAGACAACTGCAACAGCTAGGACAACATCCCCAAATTCCGTCACTTGATGCCTATTTTGAAGACAACAAATATTTGTATCTCGTACAGCAGTTTGTCGATGGGGATAATTTGTTAAAGCTTTTGCAAAAGCAGGGAATTTGGCAAGAAAGCCAAGTTAAGCAACTGTTACTAGAACTCCTACCTGTTCTCAAGTTTATTCACGAACAAAAAATCATTCACCGAGATATCAAGCCAGAGAATATTATGCGCCGTCGCAGCGACGGTGTGTTAATGCTGATTGATTTCGGAGTTTCCAAACAGTTGTCGGTAACAGTGATGTCGCGACAGGGAACGCAAATTGGTTCGCACGGTTATGCACCGCTTGAACAAATGCAAGGGGGTGAAGCTTATGCAGCAAGCGATTTGTTTAGCTTGGGGGCGACGGCTTTTCATCTATTGACGGGGGTACATCCTTATGGTTTGTGGACGGAACACGGTTATAGCTGGACTGGAAATTGGCAGCAACATTTGAAAAGTCCCATAGACAAGGGATTGGAATTGATTTTATCTAAGTTGTTGGCAAAAGATATTCAGCAGCGCTATCAATCAGCAGAGGAAGTTTTAAGAGATTTTCAACGTCAGTCAAGACAAACTCCCGCACCGACACCAAATCCCACAATTCCTGTGATTCCACAGCACTCTTTGCCGTTACCAACTAAGACAACAAGGCGAGGTTTATTGCAATTAGCGGGTTTTGCTGGGGGAGGATTTGCATTAGCCCTGCTGAGTCAAAGTTTGTTGAACAACAAATCTTCTTCATCTTCACCAAATCTTCCCCCTTCATCCAACAAGGATGCGCCATCTCCTAAATCATCAGCTCAAAAATCATCTCCAAAAACTACAGCCAAAAGTTCATCGCCAAAACCATCTCCACAATCTGTAGCAGAAAGTCCATCGCCAAAACCATCGCCAAAACCATCTCCAAAACCCGCACCAGAAACTCCAAAACCTAAGCCATCTTCCAATGCTTTAAAAAGCTTTACTTTTGAAGCAGTGACAGTCAACTCAACGGGGCAAATCGCCAACCGCCGTCAAGGAAAAGCACAGGCTTTGATAGAAAATATGGGGAATGGTATTACTCTAGAAATGGTAGCAATTCCTGGCGGCAGCTTTGTGATGGGTTCGCCCGATACGGAAGCCGGACGAAGTAGCTATGAAGGGCCGCAGCGTACCGTGAATATCCCTGCTTTTTTTATGGGTAAATATGAGATTACTCAAGAACAATACCAAGCGGTGATGGGAAATAACCCTTCTGAGTTCAAAGGTGCGAAACTGCCTGTCGAAAAAGTAAGCTGGAATGACGCTGTGGAATTCTGCAAGCGGCTTTCTAAAAAAACAGGCAAGACTTATCGCTTACCTTCAGAAGCGGAATGGGAATATGCTTGCCGCGCCGGAACTAAAACACCTTTCTATTTTGGCGAAACAATTACCCCAGATTTAGTTAATTATAATGGCAATAATCCCTACGCTTCGGCAGCGAAGGGACTTTACCGCAAACAAACAACTGATGTCGGGAATTTTTCACCCAATGCTTTTGGACTGTATGATATGCACGGGAATGTGTGGGAATGGTGCAGTCATCCCGACAACGATCGAAGCGATCGCCGGGTGCGGTGTGGCGGTTCCTGGAAGGACACTGCGGTGAATTGTCGCAGTGCGTATCGTCTTAGCAATTCGGCGGGCGATCGTTTCTCGGACATCGGTTTTCGCGTGGCTTTGGTTTCCCCGTAG